A part of Cucurbita pepo subsp. pepo cultivar mu-cu-16 unplaced genomic scaffold, ASM280686v2 Cp4.1_scaffold000222, whole genome shotgun sequence genomic DNA contains:
- the LOC111784514 gene encoding transmembrane 9 superfamily member 5-like isoform X1, producing the protein MSRSLPEIVIVLVLLGSLRFSCRLSTASPLNHRYIVGDPIPLFVNKVGPLNNPSETYQYYELPFCSPDPVVQKKATLGEVLNGDRLTSALHGMKFREDKPWETLCEKKLTGAEVSLFREAVRNDFYFQMYCDNLPVWGFVGKIDEQSWTLNKQGPRYYLFTHIQFDASFNGNEIVEVNAFSDPNHVIDITEDVELNVKFTYSIFWNETSAQYGDRMNKYLRASLLPISQKIHWFSFLNSVAIIVLLMGLLTLLFMRHLKNDLMKCSGGDEEDEREVVWKYLHGDVFRCPPNLPLFSAVLGVGTQLLTMICSLFLLAFLGILYPYNRGSLITSIIVIYSLTSVVTGYTSASFHCQFAEIGWERSVILSAILYLGPSCFIISILNIIAISNGTTAALPIGTIIVILIIFTFISLPLLAFGGIIGHRFRSEFQAPCATKRNPREIPPLAWFRKLPCQMFISGLLSFSAVVLELHHLYASMWGFKIFTLPSILFITFIILVVLTAILSVGLTYIQLSVEDHQWWWRSVFSGGSTAIFMFGYCIYFYARSNMNGFLQLCFFIGYNACLCYAFFLVLGVVSFHISLFFVRRIYNAVKSE; encoded by the exons aTGTCTCGGTCTCTTCCTGAGATCGTTATCGTTTTGGTGCTTTTAGGCTCCCTTCGCTTCTCATGTCGTCTTTCTACTGCTTCTCCGCTCAATCACCGCTACATTGTCGGGGATCCAATTCCGTTATTCGTCAACAAGGTTGGACCTCTGAACAATCCCAG CGAGACCTACCAATACTATGAATTACCATTCTGCAGTCCAG ATCCAGTAGTCCAAAAGAAAGCAACCTTAGGGGAGGTCTTAAATGGTGATCGGCTGACCAGTGCCTTGCATGGGATGAAATTTAGGGAAGACAAACCTTGGGAGACTCTGTGTGAAAAGAAGCTAACAGGTGCTGAAGTTTCACTCTTTAGGGAAGCTGTCAGGAATGACTTTTACTTCCAAATGTATTGTGATAATCTTCCTGTGTGGGGTTTTGTTGGCAAAATTGATGAACAGAGCTGGACCCTGAACAAGCAGGGGCCAAGATATTATCTTTTCACACATATTCAATTTGATGCTTCCTTCAATGGGAACGAAATCGTGGAAGTTAATGCCTTTAGCGATCCAAATCATGTCATTGATATAACAGAGGATGTCGAACTCAATGTTAAGTTcacttattctattttttggAATGAAACTTCTGCTCAGTATGGAGATAGGATGAACAAGTATTTGAGGGCTTCACTACTGCCTATCAGTCAGAAAATCCACTGGTTTTCATTCCTTAATTCAGTTGCTATAATCGTACTGTTGATGGGATTGCTTACTTTGCTTTTTATGCGCCATCTCAAGAATGACTTGATGAA GTGTTCTGGTGGTGATGAAGAGGATGAAAGAGAGGTTGTTTGGAAATATCTTCATGGAGATGTATTTAGATGTCCTCCAAATTTGCCCCTCTTTAGTGCTGTTTTGGGTGTCGGTACACAGCTGCTGACTAT GATTTGCAGTTTATTTCTTCTGGCGTTTCTAGGAATCCTTTACCCATACAATCGTGGATCATTAATCACCTCCATTATTGTGATCTATTCTCTTACATCAGTAGTTACTGGATATACATCTGCTTCTTTCCACTGCCAGTTTGCCGAGATTGGATGG GAAAGAAGTGTTATTCTCTCAGCGATTCTGTATTTGGGGCCATCATGCTTCATAATTTCTATCCTAAATATTATTGCTATATCCAATGGAACTACTGCAGCACTGCCTATTGGCACCATCATAgtgattcttatcatatttacttttatcaGCCTCCCTTTGCTTGCATTCGGAGGGATAATAGGACATCGATTTAGATCCGAGTTTCAAGCGCCTTGCGCCACCAAGAGAAACCCGCGAGAGATTCCTCCTTTGGCTTGGTTCAGAAAACTTCCTTGTCAAATGTTCATTAGTGGTCTGTTGTCATTCAGCGCAGTTGTTCTTGAATTACATCACTTGTATGCAAGCATGTGGgggttcaaaattttcactcTTCCAAGCATTTTGTTCATCACATTCATCATCCTTGTCGTACTCACTGCAATCTTGAGCGTTGGTTTGACTTACATTCAGCTGTCGGTTGAAGATCATCAATGGTGGTGGAG ATCGGTGTTCTCCGGGGGCTCAACGGCCATCTTTATGTTTGGATATTGCATATACTTCTACGCCAGATCGAATATGAATGGTTTCTTGCAGCTATGCTTCTTCATAGGGTATAATGCTTGTTTATGTTACGCATTCTTCCTGGTGCTGGGAGTCGTAAGTTTCCACATTTCGTTGTTTTTCGTTCGTCGTATTTACAACGCTGTCAAAAGCGAATGA
- the LOC111784514 gene encoding transmembrane 9 superfamily member 5-like isoform X2: MNYHSAVQLADPVVQKKATLGEVLNGDRLTSALHGMKFREDKPWETLCEKKLTGAEVSLFREAVRNDFYFQMYCDNLPVWGFVGKIDEQSWTLNKQGPRYYLFTHIQFDASFNGNEIVEVNAFSDPNHVIDITEDVELNVKFTYSIFWNETSAQYGDRMNKYLRASLLPISQKIHWFSFLNSVAIIVLLMGLLTLLFMRHLKNDLMKCSGGDEEDEREVVWKYLHGDVFRCPPNLPLFSAVLGVGTQLLTMICSLFLLAFLGILYPYNRGSLITSIIVIYSLTSVVTGYTSASFHCQFAEIGWERSVILSAILYLGPSCFIISILNIIAISNGTTAALPIGTIIVILIIFTFISLPLLAFGGIIGHRFRSEFQAPCATKRNPREIPPLAWFRKLPCQMFISGLLSFSAVVLELHHLYASMWGFKIFTLPSILFITFIILVVLTAILSVGLTYIQLSVEDHQWWWRSVFSGGSTAIFMFGYCIYFYARSNMNGFLQLCFFIGYNACLCYAFFLVLGVVSFHISLFFVRRIYNAVKSE, encoded by the exons ATGAATTACCATTCTGCAGTCCAG CTTGCAGATCCAGTAGTCCAAAAGAAAGCAACCTTAGGGGAGGTCTTAAATGGTGATCGGCTGACCAGTGCCTTGCATGGGATGAAATTTAGGGAAGACAAACCTTGGGAGACTCTGTGTGAAAAGAAGCTAACAGGTGCTGAAGTTTCACTCTTTAGGGAAGCTGTCAGGAATGACTTTTACTTCCAAATGTATTGTGATAATCTTCCTGTGTGGGGTTTTGTTGGCAAAATTGATGAACAGAGCTGGACCCTGAACAAGCAGGGGCCAAGATATTATCTTTTCACACATATTCAATTTGATGCTTCCTTCAATGGGAACGAAATCGTGGAAGTTAATGCCTTTAGCGATCCAAATCATGTCATTGATATAACAGAGGATGTCGAACTCAATGTTAAGTTcacttattctattttttggAATGAAACTTCTGCTCAGTATGGAGATAGGATGAACAAGTATTTGAGGGCTTCACTACTGCCTATCAGTCAGAAAATCCACTGGTTTTCATTCCTTAATTCAGTTGCTATAATCGTACTGTTGATGGGATTGCTTACTTTGCTTTTTATGCGCCATCTCAAGAATGACTTGATGAA GTGTTCTGGTGGTGATGAAGAGGATGAAAGAGAGGTTGTTTGGAAATATCTTCATGGAGATGTATTTAGATGTCCTCCAAATTTGCCCCTCTTTAGTGCTGTTTTGGGTGTCGGTACACAGCTGCTGACTAT GATTTGCAGTTTATTTCTTCTGGCGTTTCTAGGAATCCTTTACCCATACAATCGTGGATCATTAATCACCTCCATTATTGTGATCTATTCTCTTACATCAGTAGTTACTGGATATACATCTGCTTCTTTCCACTGCCAGTTTGCCGAGATTGGATGG GAAAGAAGTGTTATTCTCTCAGCGATTCTGTATTTGGGGCCATCATGCTTCATAATTTCTATCCTAAATATTATTGCTATATCCAATGGAACTACTGCAGCACTGCCTATTGGCACCATCATAgtgattcttatcatatttacttttatcaGCCTCCCTTTGCTTGCATTCGGAGGGATAATAGGACATCGATTTAGATCCGAGTTTCAAGCGCCTTGCGCCACCAAGAGAAACCCGCGAGAGATTCCTCCTTTGGCTTGGTTCAGAAAACTTCCTTGTCAAATGTTCATTAGTGGTCTGTTGTCATTCAGCGCAGTTGTTCTTGAATTACATCACTTGTATGCAAGCATGTGGgggttcaaaattttcactcTTCCAAGCATTTTGTTCATCACATTCATCATCCTTGTCGTACTCACTGCAATCTTGAGCGTTGGTTTGACTTACATTCAGCTGTCGGTTGAAGATCATCAATGGTGGTGGAG ATCGGTGTTCTCCGGGGGCTCAACGGCCATCTTTATGTTTGGATATTGCATATACTTCTACGCCAGATCGAATATGAATGGTTTCTTGCAGCTATGCTTCTTCATAGGGTATAATGCTTGTTTATGTTACGCATTCTTCCTGGTGCTGGGAGTCGTAAGTTTCCACATTTCGTTGTTTTTCGTTCGTCGTATTTACAACGCTGTCAAAAGCGAATGA